One genomic region from Equus asinus isolate D_3611 breed Donkey chromosome 8, EquAss-T2T_v2, whole genome shotgun sequence encodes:
- the HIC2 gene encoding hypermethylated in cancer 2 protein, producing MVSGPLALRWCAWAGRGDMGPDMELPSHSKQLLLQLNQQRTKGFLCDVIIMVENSIFRAHKNVLAASSIYFKSLVLHDNLINLDTDMVSSTVFQQILDFIYTGKLLPSDQPAEPNFSTLLTAASYLQLPELAALCRRKLKRAGKPFGSGRVGAAGMGRPPRSQRLSTASVIQARYPGLVDGRKGAHTPQELPQAKGSDDELFLSTSNQESTHGLGRTVCPASGEAGLGSCSTNGSSGGCEQELGLDLSKKSPPLPPATPGPPLTPDDPAQLSDSQHGSPLSVSAPPVANSASYAELGGTPNEPMDLEGAEDNHLSLLEGPGGQPRKSLRHSARKKEWSKKEPVAGSPFERREAGPKGPCPGEEGEGLGDRVPNGILASSVAGGGPSGPYGEPPYPCKEEEENGKDGSEDSGQSGSEGGSGHLGAHYMYRQEGYETVSYGDNLYVCIPCAKGFPSSEQLNAHVETHTEEELFIKEEGAYETGSGGAEEEAEDLSAPSAAYAAEPRPFKCSVCEKTYKDPATLRQHEKTHWLTRPFPCNICGKMFTQRGTMTRHMRSHLGLKPFACDECGMRFTRQYRLTEHMRVHSGEKPYECQLCGGKFTQQRNLISHLRMHTSPS from the exons ATGGTTTCTGGGCCCTTGGCACTCCG GTGGTGCGCGTGGGCAGGGCGCGGGGACATGGGGCCCGACATGGAGCTGCCCAGCCACTCAAAGCAGCTCCTGCTGCAGCTGAACCAGCAGAGGACGAAGGGCTTCCTGTGTGACGTCATCATCATGGTGGAGAACTCCATCTTCCGGGCCCACAAGAACGTCCTGGCTGCCAGCAGCATTTATTTCAAGTCCCTGGTCCTGCACGACAACCTCATCaacctggacacggacatggtcAGCTCCACAGTGTTCCAGCAGATCCTGGACTTCATCTACACGGGCAAGCTGCTGCCCAGCGACCAGCCAGCTGAACCCAACTTCAGCACTCTCCTCACTGCCGCCAGCTACCTCCAGCTGCCCGAGTTGGCAGCCCTCTGCCGCCGCAAACTCAAGCGAGCCGGCAAGCCCTTTGGCTCTGGACGGGTTGGGGCTGCCGGCATGGGGCGGCCCCCCCGCAGCCAGCGGCTGTCCACAGCCTCTGTCATCCAGGCCCGATATCCAGGGCTTGTGGATGGGCGCAAGGGGGCCCACACCCCCCAGGAGCTCCCCCAGGCCAAAGGCTCAGATGATGAACTCTTCCTCAGCACCTCCAACCAGGAGAGCACTCACGGCTTAGGCCGGACCGTCTGTCCAGCCAGCGGGGAGGCCGGCCTGGGCAGCTGCAGCACCAATGGGAGCAGTGGGGGCTGCGAGCAGGAGCTGGGCCTGGACCTGTCCAAGAAGAGCCCGCCCCTGCCCCCCGCAACCCCCGGGCCCCCCCTCACCCCAGATGATCCGGCCCAGCTGAGTGACAGTCAGCACGGCTCGCCCCTTTCCGTCTCTGCCCCTCCTGTTGCCAACAGTGCCTCTTATGCCGAACTGGGGGGCACCCCCAATGAGCCCATGGATCTGGAGGGGGCTGAGGACAACCACCTGAGCCTGCTGGAGGGGCCTGGCGGGCAGCCCCGGAAGAGCCTCCGGCACTCGGCCCGCAAGAAGGAGTGGAGCAAGAAGGAGCCTGTGGCGGGTTCCCCCTTTGAGCGGAGGGAAGCGGGGCCCAAGGGCCCCTGCCCAGGGGAGGAGGGCGAGGGGCTTGGGGACAGGGTTCCCAATGGCATCCTTGCCAGCAGTGTGGCAGGGGGTGGCCCCAGCGGGCCTTACGGGGAGCCCCCATACCCctgcaaggaggaggaggagaatggcAAGGATGGGAGCGAGGACAGCGGGCAGAGTGGGAGTGAAGGGGGCAGTGGCCACCTGGGCGCCCACTACATGTACCGGCAGGAAGGCTACGAGACCGTGTCCTACGGGGACAACCTGTATGTGTGCATCCCCTGCGCCAAAGGCTTCCCCAGTTCCGAGCAGCTCAACGCGCATGTGGAGACGCACACGGAGGAGGAGCTGTTCATCAAGGAGGAGGGTGCCTACGAGACGGGCAGCGGGGGCGCCGAGGAGGAGGCCGAGGACCTGTCGGCACCCAGTGCGGCCTACGCGGCTGAGCCCCGGCCCTTCAAGTGCTCGGTCTGCGAGAAGACCTACAAGGACCCAGCCACGCTGCGGCAGCATGAGAAGACGCACTGGCTGACGCGGCCCTTCCCCTGCAACATCTGCGGCAAGATGTTCACTCAGCGCGGCACCATGACGCGCCACATGCGAAGCCACCTGGGCCTGAAGCCCTTTGCCTGCGACGAGTGCGGCATGCGCTTCACCCGCCAGTACCGCCTCACCGAGCACATGCGCGTGCACTCAGGCGAGAAGCCCTACGAGTGCCAGCTCTGTGGGGGCAAGTTCACCCAGCAGCGCAACCTCATCAGCCACCTGCGCATGCACACCTCCCCCTCCTAG
- the TMEM191C gene encoding transmembrane protein 191C isoform X3 gives MAETQELLLQLQKDNRDGRLRKQELEELVRGLEAESESLTGCLQELRERERSLKRRAQAARALRGEAHQAARERAERARGLLEAAEQHKLDLEQHNRQLQEQWEELSSQLFYYGGEQPNKQRAEQQFGAQVVALQKQLELVEAKFVRQAEGLRQGAQRTEEAWASFQEQSAVLQELQGKVMEAVAALDAWRGGPELGDSQPRRAHDCAGSLMEEVAKADCEQRLLGGAGAAGIRLWALGALKMLLLLPLGFLALQLLYLVLANPAAFRRGLPRLGPDAALRRLRYTLSPLLELRARGLLPA, from the exons ATGGCCGAGACGCAGGAGCTGCTGTTGCAGCTGCAGAAGGACAACCGCGACGGACGCCTGCGgaagcaggagctggaggagctggtGCGCGGGCTGGAGGCCGAGAGCGAGAGCCTCACCGGGTGCCTGCAGGAGCTGCGCGAGCGCGAGCGCAG CCTGAAGCGGAGGGCCCAGGCGGCGCGGGCCCTGCGAGGGGAGGCACACCAGGCGGCGCGGGAGCGCGCGGAGCGGGCGCGTGGACTGCTGGAGGCTGCGGAGCAGCACAAGCTGGACCTG GAGCAACACAACCGGCAGCTGCAGGAGCAGTGGGAGGAGCTGTCAAGTCAG CTCTTCTATTACGGAGGGGAACAACCGAATAAGCAGCGCGCAGAGCAGCAATTCGGGGCCCAAGTGGTGGCGTTGCAG AAACAGCTGGAGCTGGTGGAGGCCAAGTTCGTCCGGCAGGCGGAGGGCCTGCGGCAG GGTGCGCAGCGGACGGAGGAGGCCTGGGCGAGCTTCCAGGAGCAGAGCGCGGTCCTGCAG GAGCTGCAGGGGAAGGTGATGGAGGCGGTGGCTGCCCTGGACGCCTGGCGCGGCGGCCCGGAACT GGGCGACTCGCAGCCTCGCCGGGCGCACGACTGCGCGGGCTCGCTCATGGAGGAGGTGGCCAAGGCCGACTGT GAGCAGCGGCTGTTGGGCGGCGCGGGCGCGGCGGGCATCAG GCTGTGGGCACTGGGCGCGctgaagatgctgctgctgctcccgcTCGGCTTCCTGGCGCTGCAGCTCCTCTACCTGGTGCTGGCGAACCCCGCCGCCTTCCGCCGGGGGCTCCCGCGCCTCGGCCCGGACGCCGCGCTCCGCCGCCTGCGCTACACGCTGTCCCCGCTGCTCGAGCTGCGCGCGCGCGGGCTGCTGCCCGCCTAG
- the TMEM191C gene encoding transmembrane protein 191C isoform X5 encodes MAETQELLLQLQKDNRDGRLRKQELEELVRGLEAESESLTGCLQELRERERSLKRRAQAARALRGEAHQAARERAERARGLLEAAEQHKLDLEQHNRQLQEQWEELSSQKQLELVEAKFVRQAEGLRQGAQRTEEAWASFQEQSAVLQELQGKVMEAVAALDAWRGGPELGDSQPRRAHDCAGSLMEEVAKADCEQRLLGGAGAAGIRLWALGALKMLLLLPLGFLALQLLYLVLANPAAFRRGLPRLGPDAALRRLRYTLSPLLELRARGLLPA; translated from the exons ATGGCCGAGACGCAGGAGCTGCTGTTGCAGCTGCAGAAGGACAACCGCGACGGACGCCTGCGgaagcaggagctggaggagctggtGCGCGGGCTGGAGGCCGAGAGCGAGAGCCTCACCGGGTGCCTGCAGGAGCTGCGCGAGCGCGAGCGCAG CCTGAAGCGGAGGGCCCAGGCGGCGCGGGCCCTGCGAGGGGAGGCACACCAGGCGGCGCGGGAGCGCGCGGAGCGGGCGCGTGGACTGCTGGAGGCTGCGGAGCAGCACAAGCTGGACCTG GAGCAACACAACCGGCAGCTGCAGGAGCAGTGGGAGGAGCTGTCAAGTCAG AAACAGCTGGAGCTGGTGGAGGCCAAGTTCGTCCGGCAGGCGGAGGGCCTGCGGCAG GGTGCGCAGCGGACGGAGGAGGCCTGGGCGAGCTTCCAGGAGCAGAGCGCGGTCCTGCAG GAGCTGCAGGGGAAGGTGATGGAGGCGGTGGCTGCCCTGGACGCCTGGCGCGGCGGCCCGGAACT GGGCGACTCGCAGCCTCGCCGGGCGCACGACTGCGCGGGCTCGCTCATGGAGGAGGTGGCCAAGGCCGACTGT GAGCAGCGGCTGTTGGGCGGCGCGGGCGCGGCGGGCATCAG GCTGTGGGCACTGGGCGCGctgaagatgctgctgctgctcccgcTCGGCTTCCTGGCGCTGCAGCTCCTCTACCTGGTGCTGGCGAACCCCGCCGCCTTCCGCCGGGGGCTCCCGCGCCTCGGCCCGGACGCCGCGCTCCGCCGCCTGCGCTACACGCTGTCCCCGCTGCTCGAGCTGCGCGCGCGCGGGCTGCTGCCCGCCTAG
- the TMEM191C gene encoding transmembrane protein 191C isoform X8 — MAETQELLLQLQKDNRDGRLRKQELEELVRGLEAESESLTGCLQELRERERSLKRRAQAARALRGEAHQAARERAERARGLLEAAEQHKLDLEQHNRQLQEQWEELSSQLFYYGGEQPNKQRAEQQFGAQVVALQKQLELVEAKFVRQAEGLRQGAQRTEEAWASFQEQSAVLQVPPPPLRPPSRFRQSCGAPAPPREVSSPGLRPRCPLQELQGKVMEAVAALDAWRGGPELSSGCWAARARRASGCGHWAR, encoded by the exons ATGGCCGAGACGCAGGAGCTGCTGTTGCAGCTGCAGAAGGACAACCGCGACGGACGCCTGCGgaagcaggagctggaggagctggtGCGCGGGCTGGAGGCCGAGAGCGAGAGCCTCACCGGGTGCCTGCAGGAGCTGCGCGAGCGCGAGCGCAG CCTGAAGCGGAGGGCCCAGGCGGCGCGGGCCCTGCGAGGGGAGGCACACCAGGCGGCGCGGGAGCGCGCGGAGCGGGCGCGTGGACTGCTGGAGGCTGCGGAGCAGCACAAGCTGGACCTG GAGCAACACAACCGGCAGCTGCAGGAGCAGTGGGAGGAGCTGTCAAGTCAG CTCTTCTATTACGGAGGGGAACAACCGAATAAGCAGCGCGCAGAGCAGCAATTCGGGGCCCAAGTGGTGGCGTTGCAG AAACAGCTGGAGCTGGTGGAGGCCAAGTTCGTCCGGCAGGCGGAGGGCCTGCGGCAG GGTGCGCAGCGGACGGAGGAGGCCTGGGCGAGCTTCCAGGAGCAGAGCGCGGTCCTGCAGGTGCCGCCCCCTCCACTGCGACCTCCTTCCCGCTTCCGCCAGAGCTgcggcgcccccgccccgccccgggagGTCTCCTCCCCGGGTCTGAGGCCTCGGTGCCCCCTCCAGGAGCTGCAGGGGAAGGTGATGGAGGCGGTGGCTGCCCTGGACGCCTGGCGCGGCGGCCCGGAACT GAGCAGCGGCTGTTGGGCGGCGCGGGCGCGGCGGGCATCAG GCTGTGGGCACTGGGCGCGctga
- the TMEM191C gene encoding transmembrane protein 191C isoform X7 produces MAETQELLLQLQKDNRDGRLRKQELEELVRGLEAESESLTGCLQELRERERSLKRRAQAARALRGEAHQAARERAERARGLLEAAEQHKLDLEQHNRQLQEQWEELSSQLFYYGGEQPNKQRAEQQFGAQVVALQKQLELVEAKFVRQAEGLRQGAQRTEEAWASFQEQSAVLQVPPPPLRPPSRFRQSCGAPAPPREVSSPGLRPRCPLQELQGKVMEAVAALDAWRGGPELSSGCWAARARRASERYLSRQCTAHWIFAKGTPL; encoded by the exons ATGGCCGAGACGCAGGAGCTGCTGTTGCAGCTGCAGAAGGACAACCGCGACGGACGCCTGCGgaagcaggagctggaggagctggtGCGCGGGCTGGAGGCCGAGAGCGAGAGCCTCACCGGGTGCCTGCAGGAGCTGCGCGAGCGCGAGCGCAG CCTGAAGCGGAGGGCCCAGGCGGCGCGGGCCCTGCGAGGGGAGGCACACCAGGCGGCGCGGGAGCGCGCGGAGCGGGCGCGTGGACTGCTGGAGGCTGCGGAGCAGCACAAGCTGGACCTG GAGCAACACAACCGGCAGCTGCAGGAGCAGTGGGAGGAGCTGTCAAGTCAG CTCTTCTATTACGGAGGGGAACAACCGAATAAGCAGCGCGCAGAGCAGCAATTCGGGGCCCAAGTGGTGGCGTTGCAG AAACAGCTGGAGCTGGTGGAGGCCAAGTTCGTCCGGCAGGCGGAGGGCCTGCGGCAG GGTGCGCAGCGGACGGAGGAGGCCTGGGCGAGCTTCCAGGAGCAGAGCGCGGTCCTGCAGGTGCCGCCCCCTCCACTGCGACCTCCTTCCCGCTTCCGCCAGAGCTgcggcgcccccgccccgccccgggagGTCTCCTCCCCGGGTCTGAGGCCTCGGTGCCCCCTCCAGGAGCTGCAGGGGAAGGTGATGGAGGCGGTGGCTGCCCTGGACGCCTGGCGCGGCGGCCCGGAACT GAGCAGCGGCTGTTGGGCGGCGCGGGCGCGGCGGGCATCAG
- the TMEM191C gene encoding transmembrane protein 191C isoform X1, whose protein sequence is MAETQELLLQLQKDNRDGRLRKQELEELVRGLEAESESLTGCLQELRERERSLKRRAQAARALRGEAHQAARERAERARGLLEAAEQHKLDLEQHNRQLQEQWEELSSQLFYYGGEQPNKQRAEQQFGAQVVALQKQLELVEAKFVRQAEGLRQGAQRTEEAWASFQEQSAVLQVPPPPLRPPSRFRQSCGAPAPPREVSSPGLRPRCPLQELQGKVMEAVAALDAWRGGPELGDSQPRRAHDCAGSLMEEVAKADCEQRLLGGAGAAGIRLWALGALKMLLLLPLGFLALQLLYLVLANPAAFRRGLPRLGPDAALRRLRYTLSPLLELRARGLLPA, encoded by the exons ATGGCCGAGACGCAGGAGCTGCTGTTGCAGCTGCAGAAGGACAACCGCGACGGACGCCTGCGgaagcaggagctggaggagctggtGCGCGGGCTGGAGGCCGAGAGCGAGAGCCTCACCGGGTGCCTGCAGGAGCTGCGCGAGCGCGAGCGCAG CCTGAAGCGGAGGGCCCAGGCGGCGCGGGCCCTGCGAGGGGAGGCACACCAGGCGGCGCGGGAGCGCGCGGAGCGGGCGCGTGGACTGCTGGAGGCTGCGGAGCAGCACAAGCTGGACCTG GAGCAACACAACCGGCAGCTGCAGGAGCAGTGGGAGGAGCTGTCAAGTCAG CTCTTCTATTACGGAGGGGAACAACCGAATAAGCAGCGCGCAGAGCAGCAATTCGGGGCCCAAGTGGTGGCGTTGCAG AAACAGCTGGAGCTGGTGGAGGCCAAGTTCGTCCGGCAGGCGGAGGGCCTGCGGCAG GGTGCGCAGCGGACGGAGGAGGCCTGGGCGAGCTTCCAGGAGCAGAGCGCGGTCCTGCAGGTGCCGCCCCCTCCACTGCGACCTCCTTCCCGCTTCCGCCAGAGCTgcggcgcccccgccccgccccgggagGTCTCCTCCCCGGGTCTGAGGCCTCGGTGCCCCCTCCAGGAGCTGCAGGGGAAGGTGATGGAGGCGGTGGCTGCCCTGGACGCCTGGCGCGGCGGCCCGGAACT GGGCGACTCGCAGCCTCGCCGGGCGCACGACTGCGCGGGCTCGCTCATGGAGGAGGTGGCCAAGGCCGACTGT GAGCAGCGGCTGTTGGGCGGCGCGGGCGCGGCGGGCATCAG GCTGTGGGCACTGGGCGCGctgaagatgctgctgctgctcccgcTCGGCTTCCTGGCGCTGCAGCTCCTCTACCTGGTGCTGGCGAACCCCGCCGCCTTCCGCCGGGGGCTCCCGCGCCTCGGCCCGGACGCCGCGCTCCGCCGCCTGCGCTACACGCTGTCCCCGCTGCTCGAGCTGCGCGCGCGCGGGCTGCTGCCCGCCTAG
- the TMEM191C gene encoding transmembrane protein 191C isoform X2 produces the protein MAETQELLLQLQKDNRDGRLRKQELEELVRGLEAESESLTGCLQELRERERSLKRRAQAARALRGEAHQAARERAERARGLLEAAEQHKLDLEQHNRQLQEQWEELSSQKQLELVEAKFVRQAEGLRQGAQRTEEAWASFQEQSAVLQVPPPPLRPPSRFRQSCGAPAPPREVSSPGLRPRCPLQELQGKVMEAVAALDAWRGGPELGDSQPRRAHDCAGSLMEEVAKADCEQRLLGGAGAAGIRLWALGALKMLLLLPLGFLALQLLYLVLANPAAFRRGLPRLGPDAALRRLRYTLSPLLELRARGLLPA, from the exons ATGGCCGAGACGCAGGAGCTGCTGTTGCAGCTGCAGAAGGACAACCGCGACGGACGCCTGCGgaagcaggagctggaggagctggtGCGCGGGCTGGAGGCCGAGAGCGAGAGCCTCACCGGGTGCCTGCAGGAGCTGCGCGAGCGCGAGCGCAG CCTGAAGCGGAGGGCCCAGGCGGCGCGGGCCCTGCGAGGGGAGGCACACCAGGCGGCGCGGGAGCGCGCGGAGCGGGCGCGTGGACTGCTGGAGGCTGCGGAGCAGCACAAGCTGGACCTG GAGCAACACAACCGGCAGCTGCAGGAGCAGTGGGAGGAGCTGTCAAGTCAG AAACAGCTGGAGCTGGTGGAGGCCAAGTTCGTCCGGCAGGCGGAGGGCCTGCGGCAG GGTGCGCAGCGGACGGAGGAGGCCTGGGCGAGCTTCCAGGAGCAGAGCGCGGTCCTGCAGGTGCCGCCCCCTCCACTGCGACCTCCTTCCCGCTTCCGCCAGAGCTgcggcgcccccgccccgccccgggagGTCTCCTCCCCGGGTCTGAGGCCTCGGTGCCCCCTCCAGGAGCTGCAGGGGAAGGTGATGGAGGCGGTGGCTGCCCTGGACGCCTGGCGCGGCGGCCCGGAACT GGGCGACTCGCAGCCTCGCCGGGCGCACGACTGCGCGGGCTCGCTCATGGAGGAGGTGGCCAAGGCCGACTGT GAGCAGCGGCTGTTGGGCGGCGCGGGCGCGGCGGGCATCAG GCTGTGGGCACTGGGCGCGctgaagatgctgctgctgctcccgcTCGGCTTCCTGGCGCTGCAGCTCCTCTACCTGGTGCTGGCGAACCCCGCCGCCTTCCGCCGGGGGCTCCCGCGCCTCGGCCCGGACGCCGCGCTCCGCCGCCTGCGCTACACGCTGTCCCCGCTGCTCGAGCTGCGCGCGCGCGGGCTGCTGCCCGCCTAG
- the TMEM191C gene encoding transmembrane protein 191C isoform X4, protein MAETQELLLQLQKDNRDGRLRKQELEELVRGLEAESESLTGCLQELRERERSLKRRAQAARALRGEAHQAARERAERARGLLEAAEQHKLDLEQHNRQLQEQWEELSSQLFYYGGEQPNKQRAEQQFGAQVVALQKQLELVEAKFVRQAEGLRQGAQRTEEAWASFQEQSAVLQVPPPPLRPPSRFRQSCGAPAPPREVSSPGLRPRCPLQELQGKVMEAVAALDAWRGGPELGDSQPRRAHDCAGSLMEEVAKADCEQRLLGGAGAAGIRKVPESSVYSSLDFCKGNTSVE, encoded by the exons ATGGCCGAGACGCAGGAGCTGCTGTTGCAGCTGCAGAAGGACAACCGCGACGGACGCCTGCGgaagcaggagctggaggagctggtGCGCGGGCTGGAGGCCGAGAGCGAGAGCCTCACCGGGTGCCTGCAGGAGCTGCGCGAGCGCGAGCGCAG CCTGAAGCGGAGGGCCCAGGCGGCGCGGGCCCTGCGAGGGGAGGCACACCAGGCGGCGCGGGAGCGCGCGGAGCGGGCGCGTGGACTGCTGGAGGCTGCGGAGCAGCACAAGCTGGACCTG GAGCAACACAACCGGCAGCTGCAGGAGCAGTGGGAGGAGCTGTCAAGTCAG CTCTTCTATTACGGAGGGGAACAACCGAATAAGCAGCGCGCAGAGCAGCAATTCGGGGCCCAAGTGGTGGCGTTGCAG AAACAGCTGGAGCTGGTGGAGGCCAAGTTCGTCCGGCAGGCGGAGGGCCTGCGGCAG GGTGCGCAGCGGACGGAGGAGGCCTGGGCGAGCTTCCAGGAGCAGAGCGCGGTCCTGCAGGTGCCGCCCCCTCCACTGCGACCTCCTTCCCGCTTCCGCCAGAGCTgcggcgcccccgccccgccccgggagGTCTCCTCCCCGGGTCTGAGGCCTCGGTGCCCCCTCCAGGAGCTGCAGGGGAAGGTGATGGAGGCGGTGGCTGCCCTGGACGCCTGGCGCGGCGGCCCGGAACT GGGCGACTCGCAGCCTCGCCGGGCGCACGACTGCGCGGGCTCGCTCATGGAGGAGGTGGCCAAGGCCGACTGT GAGCAGCGGCTGTTGGGCGGCGCGGGCGCGGCGGGCATCAG
- the TMEM191C gene encoding transmembrane protein 191C isoform X6: MAETQELLLQLQKDNRDGRLRKQELEELVRGLEAESESLTGCLQELRERERSLKRRAQAARALRGEAHQAARERAERARGLLEAAEQHKLDLEQHNRQLQEQWEELSSQKQLELVEAKFVRQAEGLRQGAQRTEEAWASFQEQSAVLQVPPPPLRPPSRFRQSCGAPAPPREVSSPGLRPRCPLQELQGKVMEAVAALDAWRGGPELGDSQPRRAHDCAGSLMEEVAKADCEQRLLGGAGAAGIRKVPESSVYSSLDFCKGNTSVE; the protein is encoded by the exons ATGGCCGAGACGCAGGAGCTGCTGTTGCAGCTGCAGAAGGACAACCGCGACGGACGCCTGCGgaagcaggagctggaggagctggtGCGCGGGCTGGAGGCCGAGAGCGAGAGCCTCACCGGGTGCCTGCAGGAGCTGCGCGAGCGCGAGCGCAG CCTGAAGCGGAGGGCCCAGGCGGCGCGGGCCCTGCGAGGGGAGGCACACCAGGCGGCGCGGGAGCGCGCGGAGCGGGCGCGTGGACTGCTGGAGGCTGCGGAGCAGCACAAGCTGGACCTG GAGCAACACAACCGGCAGCTGCAGGAGCAGTGGGAGGAGCTGTCAAGTCAG AAACAGCTGGAGCTGGTGGAGGCCAAGTTCGTCCGGCAGGCGGAGGGCCTGCGGCAG GGTGCGCAGCGGACGGAGGAGGCCTGGGCGAGCTTCCAGGAGCAGAGCGCGGTCCTGCAGGTGCCGCCCCCTCCACTGCGACCTCCTTCCCGCTTCCGCCAGAGCTgcggcgcccccgccccgccccgggagGTCTCCTCCCCGGGTCTGAGGCCTCGGTGCCCCCTCCAGGAGCTGCAGGGGAAGGTGATGGAGGCGGTGGCTGCCCTGGACGCCTGGCGCGGCGGCCCGGAACT GGGCGACTCGCAGCCTCGCCGGGCGCACGACTGCGCGGGCTCGCTCATGGAGGAGGTGGCCAAGGCCGACTGT GAGCAGCGGCTGTTGGGCGGCGCGGGCGCGGCGGGCATCAG